A DNA window from Aspergillus nidulans FGSC A4 chromosome I contains the following coding sequences:
- a CDS encoding uncharacterized protein (transcript_id=CADANIAT00007083), which produces MAIRLPLKIYTCIFKHLLADERDGRKHAFKLRLVSKTIRAIIDPLLDRQLGSPSDRAVEILCHRMIAQPGLGARVEQICLEEDEGAENSEDEFEDEFEDEFEDEDEDEDEEEDESEDEDEDDPGSDSNLKAEARRKAKRDRDVIIAAAEAIKRAFESDPASRYSQALEKNDLNWLTRSTLKTRKWILLFQLSNLKSLALTARTDKFTNMALFLRLPYLEELDFAVLAPGVDSDAHRAIDYVPPIEILETIISSTSRLRSLRFEDMSGTGFRPVLHDAPKLKRILEQHAAATLTYLSICLTNNDEKDWRKEQEFSNIKGYFGSMKSFTRLQGLVMQLEVLLGTPSDGLQLKDVLPTQLQYFTGLNLPDLHGAEDSDRLWEDNDYLLQFQDLAEAARDGQHLPWLKSVKMHLKRKDYFSVYDNWPKKGQFTDFFLCEHDPRIDFRLLAESRIYFGWVSGPYADDGPGPD; this is translated from the coding sequence ACCCTCTACTAGACAGGCAACTCGGGTCTCCATCAGATCGTGCGGTGGAGATCCTCTGCCACAGAATGATCGCACAGCCTGGTCTCGGTGCTCGAGTTGAGCAGATTTGCCtagaagaggacgaagggGCGGAAAACTCGGAAGACGAGTTCGAAGACGAGTTCGAAGACGAgttcgaagacgaagacgaagacgaagatgaagaggaagacgaatcggaagacgaggacgaagacgaccCGGGTTCAGATTCCAATTTAAAGGCAGAGGCTCGACGGAAGGCTAAAAGGGACCGAGATGTAATAATTGCAGCCGCAGAAGCCATCAAACGCGCATTCGAGTCCGATCCAGCCTCGAGGTATTCCCAGGCCCTGGAGAAGAACGATCTGAATTGGCTCACGAGATCGACTCTGAAGACCCGAAAATGGATTCTGctcttccagctctcaaACCTCAAGTCGCTCGCCCTGACGGCCCGCACGGATAAGTTTACCAACATGGCCTTGTTTCTCCGGCTGCCCTACCTGGAAGAACTGGACTTTGCTGTGCTGGCCCCCGGTGTGGATAGTGACGCCCACAGAGCGATCGACTATGTTCCCCCAATAGAGATATTGGAAACAATAATCAGCTCTACCAGCCGGCTGAGGTCTCTCAGGTTCGAGGACATGAGCGGAACGGGCTTCAGGCCCGTCCTCCATGACGCGCCTAAACTGAAGCGGATCCTAGAGCAACACGCCGCCGCGACCCTAACATATCTCTCCATCTGTCTGACGAATAACGACGAAAAGGATTGGCGCAAGGAACAGGAATTCAGTAACATCAAGGGCTACTTTGGCTCAATGAAAAGTTTCACGAGACTGCAAGGGCTGGTCATGCAGCTGGAGGTCTTACTCGGGACGCCCTCGGATGGACTGCAACTGAAAGATGTCCTGCCCACGCAATTGCAGTACTTTACGGGCTTGAATCTTCCTGACCTACATGGGGCGGAGGACTCGGATAGACTTTGGGAGGACAACGATTATTTGCTGCAGTTTCAGGACCTAGCGGAGGCAGCGAGAGACGGGCAGCATCTGCCCTGGTTAAAGTCGGTCAAGATGCatctgaagaggaaggactATTTTAGTGTCTATGACAACTGGCCTAAAAAAGGACAATTTACGGATTTTTTCTTGTGTGAACACGACCCGCGAATTGACTTTCGCTTACTGGCTGAATCGCGAATTTACTTTGGCTGGGTGAGTGGCCCCTACGCCGATGACGGGCCAGGGCCGGATTAG